GTTGAGGCACGGAAGGCGCGCACAAAGGTTCGCCGGCTCATGTGGGCTTGGGCCGCGAGCCGGTCAATACTGAGGGGTTCAGCCAGTCGCCCCATGGCCCATTCAAGCAGCCTTGCCATGGGGTCGCCTTCGGCTCGCGGCGGAAGGGGGTGCTCGATGTACTGGGCCTGCCCGCCTTCGCGGTGCGGAGCGATGACCAGGCTTCGCGCCACCTGGTTTGCTGCCGCAGACCCCAAGCGGCCCCTCACCACATGCAGGCAGGCATCGAGCCCGGAGGCCGTACCGGCAGAGGTGAGGACGTCGCCGTGATCAATGTAGAGCACTGTTTGGTCGAGGGACACCTCGGGGTGCCGGACAGCGAGGGAATCAAACGCTTGCCAGTGCGTGACGGCAGAACGGCCATTCAGAAGGCCGGCATCTGCAACGGGGATGGCTCCCAGGCACAACCCCACAATGGTTGCACCCCTGGCGTGGGCTTGTCGGAGGATCTTACTGAAAGCCTCGCCGGGCTCGCGCTCGTCGTCGAACCACGAGGGCACCACCACGACGTCGGCCCGTTCCGCCGTCGAGGGTCCCTGAACCTCCCCCAGCGTGTACCCCTCAGCGGTTTGGACGGGGCCCGCCCGGTGGGAGAACAGGGCGGTGGTCCACTCGGCCAAACCCTGGCGTGACACTTCGCCGAACACCATTTGCGGCACGGCCAGGTGAAACATCGTGATGCCGTCGAAGGCATATACCGCGATCCTCACACCGTGCTCCCTAATCCTTTGGCCCGAATCAATCGTATATAGGCATACGTGCCACTGGTGCCTAAAGGGACTCGGCCCAAAGATGAGAAGGGACATCCAAACACAAGCAACCACCTACGGAGAACACCATGAGCACAATCCGCCGCGCCCTGATCCTTGTAGACGTCCAGCAGCAGTACTTCAGCGGGCCACTGGAAATTCGGTACCCGCACCACCAGGAGTCGCTGCCCATGATGACCCAGGCGATCGATGCTGCAACCGCCGCAGGCATTCCCATCGCAGCGATCCAGCACAGCGAAGGTGAAGGCGCGCCCGTTTTCGCCCCGGGATCTGCTGAATACGAGCTACACCCTGAGGTGGAAGCCCGCAGGACCGGTTTCTGGAAGAACGTCGTCAAGCGTTACGGTTCGGTGTACGCCGGCACCGATGTTGCTGCCTGGCTCCGCGAGCACGACGTCGACACCGTCACCTTGGTGGGTTACATGACCAACAACTGCATCCTGGCCTCGGCCGTCGAGGCAGAATTCCTTGGTTTTGCCACCGAAGTCCTCTCAGATGCAACCGGTGCCATCAACCTCAGCAATGAGGCAGGAACCGCTGACGCGAAGACCGTGCACACCACCTTGATGGCGTTACTCAACTCCAACTGGGCTGCGGTTGCCTCAACCCAAGCATGGGTCAAGGCGGTCCAAGGCGGGCAGGCCCTGGAGAAGAGTGACCTGGGCACTTCTGCCATGGCAGGAGCCGCAGTACGCGCAGCCTCCTGATCAGCCCCGTCAAAGCGGGCGCCCTCGCTTGAGGGGCGCCCGGGCACCCCTAATGCGAGGACGGCGTTTCCGAGCTTTCACTCTCCCGTTCTTCCGTTGCCGTCTGCGTCTTGGAGGTTTGCGCATAGGAGGCAGACACGCGGCGGTAGACGGGAGTGAGGAAAGCGATCAGCGCCACCACGATCATGATGATGCCGGCGGCCAGGAACACCAGGGCGATGCCGCGGGAGATCCCTTCGCCCAGCAGCGGTGCGAGGTTGGCAGATCCCTCCGCGGACCGGGCGTACGGGATGATCCAGAATTGGGCGATCGGGGCAATGAGGAAGGCAGTGATGGGCGCCGCAGCGGACTCGAATGCCATGGCGAAGCCAAACACCCTGCCCTGCCGGGGAAGTGGCACCACGCTTTGGATGACGGTCTGCTCGGCGGCTTCCACCACGGGAACCAGCGCCATGTAGAGCCAGATTCCTACGATGTAGAGCCAGGCCCACTCGCGGAAGGTGAACAAGGCGCCGATGAATCCCATGAGCACCACGGCAATGAGCATGGTCCGCAGGGGGTTGGACCCCAGGCCGAATTTGCCGACCAGTGCGCCGCCCACAATGAAGCCTGTGGCACCGATGGCAGAGACGACTCCCCACATTTCAACGGAGAACATTTCCAGGCCATAAGGGTCCATCAACGCCATGTAGACGCCGCCGATGAAGTTGTTGAACGTGGAGAAGAGAATCAGCGCGAAGAGCCCGGAGATTGCCATGACGGCAGCCCACGACCCCCGGAGGTCGAAGCCGCCTTGCGCATCGGAGGCCGCCGCCTTCACTTCCTCCGGCAGACGCAGGGTGAGCAAGTGCGCGAAGGCCAAGGCGGTCAGCACCAGGGCGACAACTACGGTCCAACCCATGCCCAGCAACCCCACCGATAGCCCGGAGAGGACCGAGGTGACAATGAACATGAGCCCTTGCACCATGCCCACCAGCCCGTTGGCGTTGGCCCGCCGATCCGGTTCGATCAGGATGGTGACGGTGGTGGATAGGGCAATGTTCCGCATGTTTTCCACCACTGCACCGATCAGGATGATCATGGTGAAGATCCAGAACCATGGCTGCGTCAGGTCCAGGAGCGCCTGCTCCGGTGTCAGCAGGAACATGACGCCTGAGAGGACGAACATCCCCATGGTGAAGGCTGCGGCGAAACGCATCACGGCAAGCTTCCGGTAACGGTCCACGAACGTTCCGAAGCTGATGCTGGAGAGGGCGATCAGCAGCATGTACGCACCGCCGATCACTCCGGTGGCAATGACGTTGCGTGTCTCCAAGTACACCCAGAACGTCAGGGCGAACCACAAGTAGCTGGTGGTGATATTTGCCAGGGCAGTGTTCACCAGGATCCCGGTGAAAGTACGGGATCTTTCCGCGGGGGTACGTAGGGAGAGATCGATGCTGTCAGTAGACGCGGCGGAGGCCGGTTCCTGCTCGGTCATGCGTCCCAGTAAACCACCGCCGCCAGCGTCCCGGTAGTATCGGCAGGGAATCCTAATGACGCTTGGGGGAGTAATAATATGACGGAAGTTCAGGGCCAGCTTTCCTTCACTGATGACATCAGCCGGGACCTGGAACTACAGGAGTATGGCTTGGACCCGGCCCTGGATTCAGTACTGCTTCCCAATGCTGCCGTCATGAGCGCCCTGCAGAACCTGGTGCGGCTCGCCACGGAGCTGTGCGGCGCTCCCTTTGGCGTGGTCAACATCATCAGCGCGGAGTACCAGCACCAGATTGGCGCCTGGGGCGTGGACCCGGGCGTCTGCTCCCGTGAGGACTCCATGTGCGCCAAGGTGTTCCTCTCCCGTGAGAGGACAGTGGTGGCCGATGCCTCAAAGGATCCGCGCTTCGCGGACAATCCCTTTGTTACCGGTGAACTCGGGAAAGTCCGCTTCTATGCTTCGGTCCCCCTGCAGACAGAATCCGGATTCGTCCCTGGAACCTTATGCGTCTTCTCGGATAAGACAAAAGAACTGCGCCCCGAACAGGTGAGCATGCTGGAGGTCTTGGCAAAGCAGGTGGTGGAGTTGTTGGAACTTCAGCACCGCACCACCCAGCTGGACCGGACCTATGCCGAGTTGAAGGACAGCAATGCCAAGCTCGCCGGGTTTGCCGGACGCGTCAGCCATGATCTCCGCATTCCCCTCACCACCATCCTGGGCTATGTGGAACTGGTGGAGGACGACCCCGATGTAGAACCGAACAGCACGGCTGCGCGTTACCTGGACCGCATCGGCTCCAGCGGACGACGGATGCTGGGCATGCTGGAGGATGTTCTGAGCTATTCCCGGGTGGGCGGCGCAGTCCAGCCCACCCACGTTTCCCTGCGCCAAGTGACCGAAGAAGTTGCCCGCGACCTGGGCATCGAGAATCACGGGATTGTGGAGGTGGAGGATTTGGCCCTCCATGCCGACCATGGACAACTCCGGACGCTGCTGCAGAACCTGCTCTCCAATGCCATGAACTACCGCAGTCCTGATCGCGATCTCCGCGTCCGGATCAACGGGGTTTCCAATTATCATGGCGCCACGATCTTCGTGGCGGACAACGGCAAGGGCATCGAGCCCGGAGATCGCGCCAAAGCCCTGGAGCCCTTGGTGCGTCTGCGGCGGGAAGGCGACGGCCCAGGTTCCGGACTTGGTCTGGCCACGTGCAGCAGCATCGCCAAAGCACATGGGGGCGAGCTCACGTTGACCGAAACTCCCGGCGGCGGAACAACCGTGGCGGTCAGCTTTCCCGCAGGTCTTTAAACTACTTACCCTCGCCGGGTCCTTTGGCCTTTTCAGACTTTTTCTCGCTCTTTCCGTTGCTCTTTTCCTTGGCAATGTCCGGGCCCGGCACCGCTGCGGGCGCGGGCGCCGGCGCTTGCACTGGCGCAGGATTCTGGGCGGGCTCCTGAAGATTGACGACGTCAGCGGGCTGGACGTCAGCACTTCCGGCGTCGCCGCTACCGGCGTCGGCAGGCTGGGCATCAGCAGGCGATGGCGCAACAGGGATGGCGGGCACCACCGGCGCAGCTGGCTGCGGCTCCGCCTGCGAAACGCCTGTGTCCGAAGGCTGGGAGGGATCGGCTGTGTTGCTTGCGGGCGCGAAACCCTGAGAGAGAATCAGCAGGGCCAGCGGAATGGTCACCGCTGCCGCGGCCACGCCACGGACGGTCTTGGGTCGCCGTTTGCTGAAGTCCCTAATGCCGGTAACTGTGGCCTGCTTCCGGGTGACTGCCCGCAGAGGCGGCCGGCTCGGAACCTGCGGCAGCACGGCGGTCCTTCGCCCGGCCTGTATCCCTTCCTCGGCGAGCGCCTGCTCCACGTGCTGCGCAGTGGGGCGCTTCCCCGGATCCATGTCTGTCATTGCTTCGAGCAACTCCCGCAGCGGAGCCGGCAATTCCAACGGAACCTGCGGTGCCCGGTGGAGGCGCGCTGATGCTGTCTCAATGGGGGTGCCCGGGTACTCGGCCCTGCCGGTGAGGCATTCGAGCAGTACCAAGCCCAGCGAGTAGATGTCGCTCGCGGGAGTCAGGCCCAGGCCTTGAGCCTGCTCGGGGCTAAGGTACTGGGCGGTCCCCACGGTGAAGCCGGTTGCGGTGAGCCTGTTGTCGTTCATGACCAGAGCGACGCCAAAGTCTGCCAGCTTGACGGTCTGCGCCAGGCCGTCGTCGTCGGATACCAAAATATTGGCCGGCTTGATGTCGCGGTGGATAACGCCGTGTTGATGGACCTGGGAGAGTGCCCCGGCCAGCCGGATGCCGATCCGCGCGGTCTCGGGAACGGTCAGCGGCCCGTCAGTGAGCACGGCGCGCAAATCCCTGCCCTCAGCAAGTTCCATCACCAGATAGGCACGTTCTTCGTCATTGCGCGTGTCGACTCCGGCGTCGAAGGCAGCCACCAGCCCCGGGTGGTCGAAGGCGGCCAGGAGCCGCATTTCGTTTTCCTGGCGGGCCCGGAACGATTCGTCGCCGGAACCGGGCAGGAAAATTTTGATGGCCACGTCGCGGCCGAGCAGCAGGTCCGTCGCCTGGTACACGGCTGACATGGCGCCTCTGCCCAGAACGGGTCCCAGCTGGTAGCGGCCGTCAAGTGTTTCAGCGGCACCTGCAACGTCTGTTCCTGCAGTTGCGGCTGAGGCGGGGAGATGGGGGTCCACGGCCTCGTAGTTGTTGCCCACGAATGTCACGTCCTTCAGGCCGACCTGGAGCCGCGGACTCAACCACTGTCCTAGCGTCACCACGCAATGCCGTCATTCAAACTTTCACGATGGCCGCGCGGCCGTCTGCTTCAGCCACGTGCGGCCCAGGCAAACAGCCCACACAGCATCATCCGGTTTACCAGATAAGTAATCAGGATACTGATTAAGCAGCCGGATGG
The sequence above is a segment of the Arthrobacter sp. StoSoilB22 genome. Coding sequences within it:
- a CDS encoding helix-turn-helix domain-containing protein, with the protein product MRIAVYAFDGITMFHLAVPQMVFGEVSRQGLAEWTTALFSHRAGPVQTAEGYTLGEVQGPSTAERADVVVVPSWFDDEREPGEAFSKILRQAHARGATIVGLCLGAIPVADAGLLNGRSAVTHWQAFDSLAVRHPEVSLDQTVLYIDHGDVLTSAGTASGLDACLHVVRGRLGSAAANQVARSLVIAPHREGGQAQYIEHPLPPRAEGDPMARLLEWAMGRLAEPLSIDRLAAQAHMSRRTFVRAFRASTGTSPSAWIRSRRLDAARRLLETTNLSIDQVAADCGFGSAVTLRQNFAGTFSTSPTDYRRRFTA
- a CDS encoding isochorismatase family protein, translated to MSTIRRALILVDVQQQYFSGPLEIRYPHHQESLPMMTQAIDAATAAGIPIAAIQHSEGEGAPVFAPGSAEYELHPEVEARRTGFWKNVVKRYGSVYAGTDVAAWLREHDVDTVTLVGYMTNNCILASAVEAEFLGFATEVLSDATGAINLSNEAGTADAKTVHTTLMALLNSNWAAVASTQAWVKAVQGGQALEKSDLGTSAMAGAAVRAAS
- a CDS encoding MFS transporter, giving the protein MTEQEPASAASTDSIDLSLRTPAERSRTFTGILVNTALANITTSYLWFALTFWVYLETRNVIATGVIGGAYMLLIALSSISFGTFVDRYRKLAVMRFAAAFTMGMFVLSGVMFLLTPEQALLDLTQPWFWIFTMIILIGAVVENMRNIALSTTVTILIEPDRRANANGLVGMVQGLMFIVTSVLSGLSVGLLGMGWTVVVALVLTALAFAHLLTLRLPEEVKAAASDAQGGFDLRGSWAAVMAISGLFALILFSTFNNFIGGVYMALMDPYGLEMFSVEMWGVVSAIGATGFIVGGALVGKFGLGSNPLRTMLIAVVLMGFIGALFTFREWAWLYIVGIWLYMALVPVVEAAEQTVIQSVVPLPRQGRVFGFAMAFESAAAPITAFLIAPIAQFWIIPYARSAEGSANLAPLLGEGISRGIALVFLAAGIIMIVVALIAFLTPVYRRVSASYAQTSKTQTATEERESESSETPSSH
- a CDS encoding GAF domain-containing sensor histidine kinase, whose translation is MTEVQGQLSFTDDISRDLELQEYGLDPALDSVLLPNAAVMSALQNLVRLATELCGAPFGVVNIISAEYQHQIGAWGVDPGVCSREDSMCAKVFLSRERTVVADASKDPRFADNPFVTGELGKVRFYASVPLQTESGFVPGTLCVFSDKTKELRPEQVSMLEVLAKQVVELLELQHRTTQLDRTYAELKDSNAKLAGFAGRVSHDLRIPLTTILGYVELVEDDPDVEPNSTAARYLDRIGSSGRRMLGMLEDVLSYSRVGGAVQPTHVSLRQVTEEVARDLGIENHGIVEVEDLALHADHGQLRTLLQNLLSNAMNYRSPDRDLRVRINGVSNYHGATIFVADNGKGIEPGDRAKALEPLVRLRREGDGPGSGLGLATCSSIAKAHGGELTLTETPGGGTTVAVSFPAGL
- a CDS encoding serine/threonine-protein kinase → MSPRLQVGLKDVTFVGNNYEAVDPHLPASAATAGTDVAGAAETLDGRYQLGPVLGRGAMSAVYQATDLLLGRDVAIKIFLPGSGDESFRARQENEMRLLAAFDHPGLVAAFDAGVDTRNDEERAYLVMELAEGRDLRAVLTDGPLTVPETARIGIRLAGALSQVHQHGVIHRDIKPANILVSDDDGLAQTVKLADFGVALVMNDNRLTATGFTVGTAQYLSPEQAQGLGLTPASDIYSLGLVLLECLTGRAEYPGTPIETASARLHRAPQVPLELPAPLRELLEAMTDMDPGKRPTAQHVEQALAEEGIQAGRRTAVLPQVPSRPPLRAVTRKQATVTGIRDFSKRRPKTVRGVAAAAVTIPLALLILSQGFAPASNTADPSQPSDTGVSQAEPQPAAPVVPAIPVAPSPADAQPADAGSGDAGSADVQPADVVNLQEPAQNPAPVQAPAPAPAAVPGPDIAKEKSNGKSEKKSEKAKGPGEGK